The following are from one region of the Methanobacterium veterum genome:
- a CDS encoding DNA polymerase domain-containing protein — translation MNEEILDNAQKFLQSVNKDLPEGMELEYEGFFKRGFFVTKKRYALIEEDNTIIVKGLELVRRDWAPITKKTQQKVLGAILEEASPKKAAEIIKSVIEDIKKGNVELEDLVIHTQLTKGPYEYTQMAPHVLAARKSIKKGRDVGRGSIIRYVVVKGREPISKRAEPIEDVDVSKYDPNYYIENQVLPAVGRIIEALGYSEEEILHKEKQSSLDAFF, via the coding sequence TTGAACGAAGAAATTTTAGATAATGCTCAAAAGTTCCTTCAATCTGTAAACAAGGATTTACCAGAAGGAATGGAACTTGAATATGAAGGATTTTTCAAAAGAGGCTTTTTTGTCACTAAAAAAAGATACGCTCTTATTGAAGAAGACAATACCATAATTGTAAAAGGTTTAGAACTTGTAAGAAGAGATTGGGCACCAATAACTAAAAAAACCCAGCAAAAAGTTCTCGGTGCTATTTTAGAGGAAGCGTCACCTAAAAAAGCAGCGGAAATTATTAAAAGCGTTATTGAAGATATTAAAAAGGGAAATGTTGAATTAGAAGATTTAGTGATCCATACACAGCTTACTAAAGGTCCCTATGAATATACTCAAATGGCTCCTCATGTTTTAGCCGCGAGAAAATCCATAAAGAAAGGAAGAGATGTGGGCAGAGGTTCCATTATAAGATATGTTGTAGTAAAGGGAAGGGAACCTATAAGCAAACGAGCTGAACCTATAGAAGATGTGGATGTTTCAAAATATGATCCCAACTATTATATAGAAAATCAAGTGCTTCCAGCCGTTGGAAGAATAATAGAAGCTCTTGGATACTCTGAAGAAGAGATACTGCATAAAGAGAAGCAAAGCAGCCTCGACGCATTTTTCTAA
- a CDS encoding 30S ribosomal protein S8e, which yields MAIWQGESLRTPSGARAKLNKNKRKSELGKEAAETKIGDRKVKKIRTKGGNEKIRLTNENKINVVNPETNKVEVAEILNVVENSANTHFVRRNIITKGAVIETSAGKVKVTSRPGQHGVINGVLIE from the coding sequence ATGGCAATTTGGCAAGGAGAATCATTAAGAACCCCAAGTGGAGCACGTGCTAAGCTTAACAAAAACAAAAGGAAATCTGAACTTGGAAAAGAAGCTGCAGAAACCAAAATAGGAGACAGAAAAGTCAAAAAAATCAGAACTAAAGGTGGAAACGAAAAAATCAGGCTCACAAACGAAAACAAAATCAACGTAGTGAACCCTGAAACAAACAAAGTAGAAGTTGCAGAAATATTAAACGTTGTCGAAAACAGCGCAAACACTCACTTTGTACGTAGGAACATTATAACAAAAGGTGCAGTAATTGAAACCAGTGCAGGAAAAGTCAAAGTTACCTCAAGACCTGGTCAGCACGGTGTTATAAACGGCGTATTAATTGAATAA